In Plodia interpunctella isolate USDA-ARS_2022_Savannah chromosome 9, ilPloInte3.2, whole genome shotgun sequence, a single genomic region encodes these proteins:
- the LOC128672640 gene encoding scolexin B-like: MHTLLVIVIFLKLGYVNNEWLSESGGNNAMALRRSLIVFALLAACACALPAETNDIQSQTKLNGDGKAPLTVNSVVGSDEKKVEKNDLLRPVHERFPSAVLFGGTCGGTIISEKWILTAGHCTLFTGGRYILAGTNNSEDGSGVTRRVKKLHIHPLFSVGPYWLDAHDFELKQVAARWDFLLAELEMPLQLDGKTMAAARLEDDVNTPVGLDVGYAGYGTDHHGGVMRHEMHAMELAVQKDEVCSSRLPQYEAQDMLCTRGRPPRYDSACNGDSGSGLVSNGRLLGVASWVENDAFECRNGNLVVFSRVARVRDWIKKVANV, translated from the exons atgcacACTTTACTTGTGATTGTAATCTTCCTCAAGCTTGGATACGTTAAcaatg AGTGGTTGTCAGAGAGTGGTGGTAACAACGCGATGGCACTCCGGCGCAGTCTGATCGTATTCGCGCTGCTGGCGGCGTGCGCATGCGCATTGCCCGCAGAAACTAACGACATCCAATCTCAAACCAAAT TAAACGGTGATGGCAAAGCGCCCCTGACGGTCAATAGCGTGGTAGGTTCCGATGAGAAGAAAGTGGAGAAGAATGACCTTCTCCGGCCTGTCCACGAGCGTTTCCCGAGCGCTGTCCTCTTCGGCGGCACTTGCGGGGGCACCATCATCAGCGAGAAATGGATCCTCACGGCAGGCCACTG CACGCTGTTCACGGGCGGGCGCTACATCCTGGCCGGCACCAACAACTCGGAGGACGGCAGCGGAGTCACCCGCCGCGTCAAGAAGCTCCACATCCACCCGCTTTTCTCTGTGGGACCGTATTGGTTAGACGCGCACGACTTTGAACTCAAACAG GTGGCAGCGCGGTGGGACTTCCTCCTGGCCGAGCTGGAAATGCCCCTGCAGTTGGACGGCAAGACGATGGCCGCGGCGCGACTGGAAGACGACGTCAACACGCCTGTGGGGCTCGACGTCGGCTACGCGGGCTACGGCACTGATCACCATGGT GGCGTGATGCGGCACGAAATGCACGCGATGGAGCTAGCGGTGCAGAAGGACGAGGTGTGCTCGAGCAGACTGCCGCAGTACGAGGCCCAGGACATGCTGTGCACGAGGGGGCGCCCGCCGCGGTATGACTCTGCGTGCAAT GGAGACAGCGGCAGTGGGCTGGTTTCCAACGGCCGGTTATTGGGCGTTGCATCGTGGGTCGAAAACGACGCGTTCGAGTGCCGCAACGGCAACCTGGTGGTCTTCTCCAGGGTGGCCCGAGTCAGGGATTGGATCAAGAAGGTGGCCAATGTGTAG
- the drn gene encoding AN1-type zinc finger protein 6 isoform X2, whose translation MERESNPMEALCRSGCGFYGNPSTDGLCSVCFKEALKKKQQPPATTPSPVSAPFVPAAPTPLAAAAPTVPALPTLTTLPQQQAHSDKLEEESGAGTSGTSTGTSDTDADDKDPSKDKKKKNRCAVCRKKVGLTGFECRCGGLFCAVHRYSDKHECSFDYRELGAQEIRRNNPVVVSQKIHKI comes from the exons ATGGAGCGTGAATCGAATCCAATGGAGGCTTTGTGCCGCTCGGGGTGCGGCTTCTACGGCAACCCCTCCACAGACGGACTATGCTCAGTTTGCTTTAAG GAAGCGCTAAAGAAGAAACAGCAGCCCCCAGCGACGACGCCGTCGCCCGTGTCTGCGCCCTTCGTGCCGGCGGCGCCGACGCCgctcgccgccgccgcgcccaCCGTCCCCGCGCTGCCCACCTTGACGACACTGCCGCAACAGCAGGCGCATTCAGAC AAATTGGAGGAGGAGAGCGGGGCGGGCACGAGCGGCACCAGCACCGGCACGTCGGACACGGACGCCGACGACAAGGACCCCAGCAAggacaaaaagaaaaagaacagATGCGCCGTTTGCCGCAAGAAGGTTGGACTCACAG GGTTCGAGTGCCGCTGCGGAGGCCTGTTCTGCGCGGTGCACCGATACAGCGACAAGCACGAGTGCTCGTTCGACTACCGGGAGCTGGGCGCGCAGGAGATCCGCCGCAACAACCCCGTCGTCGTCTCGCAGAAGATCCACAAGATATGA
- the drn gene encoding AN1-type zinc finger protein 5 isoform X1: MENDPSKKDSKGKRILKKAIRRNSKSSNSSQNSALEQGMSVSRSKSFENQHPSIKINDSAPLPTPDGTKERDHANIGQKTKLEETLSDSNAAPADKSKKVVDIQEGRNEVYGEAGTVSKMEAKMSPRLEPVPEAGSSKKSLKRKLEEESGAGTSGTSTGTSDTDADDKDPSKDKKKKNRCAVCRKKVGLTGFECRCGGLFCAVHRYSDKHECSFDYRELGAQEIRRNNPVVVSQKIHKI, from the exons atggaaaatgatcccAGCAAAAAAGATTCGAAGGGGaagagaatattaaaaaaagctaTACGTCGGAACAGCAAGTCTAGCAATAGCAGTCAGAACTCTGCTCTGGAACAAGGCATGAGTGTGTCGCGCTCCAAGAGCTTCGAGAACCAGCATCCCTCCATCAAAATAAACGACAGCGCGCCGCTGCCCACGCCCGATGGAACCAAGGAGCGCGACCACGCAAATATAGGGCAGAAGACGAAACTAGAGGAGACGTTATCGGACAGCAACGCCGCTCCTGCCGATAAGTCGAAAAAGGTGGTCGACATACAGGAAGGCCGCAATGAGGTTTATGGAGAGGCGGGAACCGTGTCTAAAATGGAGGCCAAAATGTCGCCGAGACTCGAGCCCGTTCCTGAGGCTGGCAGCAGCAAAAAGTCCCTCAAGCGG AAATTGGAGGAGGAGAGCGGGGCGGGCACGAGCGGCACCAGCACCGGCACGTCGGACACGGACGCCGACGACAAGGACCCCAGCAAggacaaaaagaaaaagaacagATGCGCCGTTTGCCGCAAGAAGGTTGGACTCACAG GGTTCGAGTGCCGCTGCGGAGGCCTGTTCTGCGCGGTGCACCGATACAGCGACAAGCACGAGTGCTCGTTCGACTACCGGGAGCTGGGCGCGCAGGAGATCCGCCGCAACAACCCCGTCGTCGTCTCGCAGAAGATCCACAAGATATGA